From Arachis stenosperma cultivar V10309 chromosome 2, arast.V10309.gnm1.PFL2, whole genome shotgun sequence, one genomic window encodes:
- the LOC130963599 gene encoding putative disease resistance protein RGA3, whose product MPKGMSQLKNLQFLSDYVVGKREENKITELGALADLHQSISIAGLENVVNSSEASMARMFDKDGICSLELSWSPDEDENEVDSQIERDILDKLQPHTNLKELEIRGYRGTTFSDWLGSSSYRNITYLRLDGCRNCCMLPSFGQLPSLKGLRISNFESVEIVGAEFYFYQNDESCLETPFPKLESLSFSSMPCWKEWRSMELNAFPRLRKLTIMECPMLRGDLPNQLPSLQSLWIEKCVEVSCCVPRAPAITTLSISGKHLVGSVVEAITNTQLTCLTSLWISGCSSHIWFPVSAIPPSLHRLTIQECRELEFEMDGQHHSLQELYIRSSCDSLASFSLLDSFPNLVRVEIMYCRNMESIVVSRSLSCLRYLWINHCGSLKSVSTIWMAAPQLQRLSLVGCPEVDLSPTGDGDPHRSLGSLEISYCEKLVSTAAFMNSQFQGLIDLWIEGECESVKCLPKEGWLPASLESLTLEGIKSVETLECKGLAHLTSLHELSIYECPKLENMEGEKLPASLIQLSVSRSPLLGKRCEMKDLQLWPKISHIPAIRVDNRWIW is encoded by the coding sequence ATGCCGAAAGGCATGAGCCAGTTGAAAAATTTGCAGTTTTTAAGCGACTATGTTGTTGGGAAGCGTGAAGAGAACAAGATCACAGAATTGGGAGCACTTGCAGATCTACACCAATCAATTTCCATTGCCGGTTTGGAGAATGTGGTGAACAGCAGTGAAGCTTCGATGGCAAGAATGTTTGATAAGGATGGCATTTGCTCTTTGGAGTTGAGTTGGTCGCCAGATGAAGATGAGAATGAAGTTGATTCCCAAATAGAAAGAGATATACTCGACAAGTTACAACCTCACACTAATTTGAAAGAACTAGAAATCCGGGGTTACAGGGGTACAACATTTTCAGATTGGTTGGGAAGTTCTTCCTACCGCAACATCACATATCTAAGGCTGGATGGTTGCAGGAATTGTTGTATGCTTCCTTCATTTGGACAACTGCCCTCTTTGAAGGGCTTaagaatttcaaattttgaaagtGTGGAAATTGTGGGTGCTGAGTTTTACTTTTACCAGAACGATGAATCTTGTTTGGAGACTCCATTTCCAAAGCTTGAAAGCCTTTCGTTTTCATCAATGCCTTGCTGGAAGGAGTGGCGTTCAATGGAGTTGAATGCATTTCCTCGACTTAGGAAGCTTACCATAATGGAGTGTCCGATGTTGAGAGGAGATTTGCCAAATCAACTTCCATCTTTGCAATCACTTTGGATTGAGAAGTGCGTTGAGGTGAGTTGTTGTGTTCCAAGGGCTCCTGCGATTACCactctttcaatttcaggaaaGCATCTAGTGGGGTCTGTGGTGGAGGCCATTACCAACACGCAACTGACTTGCCTCACTTCTTTATGGATCTCAGGTTGTTCCTCCCACATATGGTTTCCAGTGAGTGCTATTCCCCCATCACTACACCGCTTGACGATTCAGGAATGCAGAGAATTAGAATTCGAAATGGATGGCCAACACCACTCACTTCAGGAACTATACATACGTAGCAGCTGTGATTCACTTGCGTCCTTCTCCTTGTTGGATTCCTTTCCGAATCTCGTGCGTGTTGAGATCATGTACTGTAGAAACATGGAGTCTATTGTGGTGTCACGCTCTCTTTCATGTCTCCGTTATTTATGGATCAACCATTGTGGGAGTTTGAAATCCGTGTCAACGATATGGATGGCAGCACCTCAGCTACAGCGTCTCTCATTAGTGGGTTGCCCAGAGGTTGATTTGTCTCCTACAGGGGATGGGGATCCACACCGTAGCCTCGGATCTCTTGAAATCAGCTACTGCGAGAAACTAGTGAGCACTGCAGCATTCATGAATTCACAATTTCAAGGGCTTATTGATCTTTGGATTGAAGGTGAATGTGAGAGTGTGAAGTGTCTCCCCAAGGAAGGTTGGTTGCCTGCCTCCCTTGAGTCTCTCACACTGGAAGGCATTAAAAGTGTGGAGACGTTGGAATGCAAGGGACTTGCCCACCTCACCTCCCTCCATGAATTATCTATTTATGAATGTCCCAAGTTGGAGAATATGGAGGGTGAAAAGCTGCCTGCCTCTCTAATACAACTCAGCGTCAGTCGTAGCCCTTTGCTGGGTAAACGGTGCGAGATGAAGGACCTACAGCTTTGGCCCAAAATCTCCCACATCCCTGCCATTCGAGTTGATAATAGATGGATTTGGTAA
- the LOC130961346 gene encoding putative disease resistance RPP13-like protein 1 produces the protein MAEKLYGGAYLSPFVDTVLDNMSSILEEDDSFLESNNLLGRLQNCLYDVAPVLDDAELKQFTDKKVKKWLVDLQDALFMADDLLDELSTKAAIAATQMDPGNSSSWSRLVDSYIEDTGDIEYIVRRLESAVARKNYLRLKETAKVDMSWRIPSTCLVEPSEICGRKEDKEAILKLLLDDDDDAHGDLSVIPIVGMGGIGKTTLAQLLYNDDKMKGNFDFRGWVCVSEEFDVTKVTKTIIEAITKSPCNLNDLNLLQQELKEKLSTRKFFVVFDDAWNEDYEDWNRLLKPFQNGVKGSKILITTRSKKVASAAQTVSPHELSLLSDEDCWLVFSKHARLSTDSMENPILRKVGKDIVKKCDGLPLAAQALGGLLRGNSDVEYWKHILKSEVWKFSNDKIKVVPALRISYYYLPSCLKECFVYCSLYPKDYEFDKDELILLWMAQNFLQPTGRNTLEEVGDEYFNELVARSFLQPHSTLTNIFVMHDLVHDLALMFGGEFYFRAEELQNAVEVDIKTRHLSHNAKGNYPISKLLGVCDRIKHTRTFLEINLEWGIPFNMENAPFMLLSQLKYLRALSFNSFPLESVPDSIGELIHLRYLDLSETYIVTLPESLGNLYNLQTLKLYRCRNLKMLPVCMKDLVNLRHLDIRVTQSLHEMPKGMSQLKNLQFLSDYVVGKREENKITELGVLADLQQSISIAGLENVVNSSEASMARMFDKDGICSLELSWSPDEDENEVDSQIERDILNELQPHCNLKKLEIEGYRGTTFPDWLGHSSYHNITRVKLDGCRNCCMLPSLGQLPSLKHLEIGFFESLGIVGAEFYFYENDESCVETPPFQKLETLLFKSMPCWKEWRSLVFNAFPRLRELTIWKCPSLRGDLPIHLSSLQSLKIEKCDELSCCVPRAPAITTLSISGKHLVGSVVEAITNTQLTCLTSLRISDCSSHIWFPVSAIPPSLQELWIRDCRKLEFEMDGQHHSLQELYIRSSCDSLASFSLLDSFPNLVRIHINYCGNMESIVVSRSLSCLRYLWINHCGSMKSVSTIWMAAPQLEHLELVGCPEIDLSAPGVPHRSLRYLGISYCEKLVSTAVFMNSQFQGLIHLSIEGEYKESVKCLPKEGWLPASLESLELKRIKSVETLECKGLAHLTSLQHLTINECPKLENMEGEKLPASLTQLNIWGSPLLGKRCEMKDPQLWPKISHIPAIQVDGRWIW, from the coding sequence ATGGCTGAAAAACTTTATGGTGGAGCTTACCTCTCTCCCTTTGTTGATACTGTTTTGGACAACATGTCTTCAATACTTGAAGAAGACGACTCTTTCCTCGAAAGCAACAACTTGCTTGGAAGGTTACAGAATTGTCTGTATGATGTTGCACCTGTTCTTGATGATGCTGAGCTGAAGCAGTTCACTGACAAGAAAGTGAAGAAGTGGCTTGTTGATCTTCAAGATGCTCTCTTTATGGCGGATGACTTACTCGACGAACTCTCCACTAAAGCCGCTATTGCTGCCACTCAAATGGATCCAGGTAACTCTTCCTCCTGGTCTCGCCTTGTTGATTCATATATTGAGGATACTGGTGACATCGAATACATAGTTCGAAGACTAGAATCTGCTGTAGCACGCAAAAATTATCTTCGTTTGAAGGAGACCGCAAAGGTGGACATGTCATGGAGAATTCCATCCACATGTCTTGTTGAACCATCGGAGATATGTGGCAGGAAAGAAGACAAGGAGGCCATACTGAAGCTGTTgttggatgatgatgatgatgctcaTGGTGATTTATCTGTCATTCCCATTGTGGGCATGGGCGGAATAGGAAAGACTACTTTGGCCCAATTGCTTTACAATGACGATAAAATGAAGGGGAATTTTGATTTTCGAGGTTGGGTTTGTGTGTCCGAAGAGTTTGATGTCACTAAGGTCACCAAGACTATAATTGAGGCAATAACAAAGAGTCCTTGTAACTTGAATGATTTGAATTTACTTCAACaggaattaaaagaaaaattgtcAACGCGGAAATTCTTTGTTGTCTTTGATGACGCATGGAATGAGGATTATGAAGATTGGAATAGGCTTCTAAAACCTTTTCAGAATGGGGTTAAGGGGAGTAAAATTCTCATAACCACTAGAAGTAAAAAAGTGGCTTCTGCCGCGCAAACGGTTTCACCACATGAACTAAGTTTATTGTCGGATGAAGATTGTTGGCTAGTATTTTCAAAACATGCACGCCTTTCCACTGACTCTATGGAAAATCCAATTCTGAGAAAAGTCGGCAAAGATATTGTAAAGAAGTGTGATGGATTGCCCTTGGCAGCTCAAGCCCTCGGAGGCCTATTGCGTGGAAATTCTGATGTCGAGTATTGGAAGCATATATTGAAGAGTGAGGTATGGAAATTCTCCAATGACAAGATAAAAGTTGTTCCGGCTTTAAGAATCAGTTATTATTATCTTCCTTCATGTCTGAAAGAGTGCTTTGTTTATTGCTCGTTGTATCCGAAGGATTATGAATTTGATAAAGATGAGCTCATCTTGTTATGGATGGCTCAGAATTTTTTACAACCAACTGGGAGAAACACTTTAGAAGAAGTTGGTGATGAATATTTCAATGAATTAGTTGCGCGATCATTTTTGCAACCTCATAGTACTCTGACAAATATATTTGTGATGCATGATCTCGTACATGATTTGGCACTGATGTTTGGTGGAGAATTCTATTTTAGAGCGGAAGAGCTTCAGAATGCAGTTGAGGTTGATATTAAAACTCGTCATTTGTCCCATAATGCTAAAGGCAATTATCCAATCTCAAAACTGTTGGGAGTTTGTGACAGAATAAAACATACAAGAACATTTCTTGAAATCAATCTGGAATGGGGGATTCCATTCAACATGGAAAACGCACCTTTCATGTTGTTGTCACAGTTGAAGTACCTGAGAGCCTTGTCGTTCAATAGCTTTCCTCTAGAGTCTGTACCTGATTCAATAGGTGAGTTGATTCATTTGCGTTACTTGGATCTGTCCGAGACCTACATTGTTACATTGCCGGAGTCATTGGGTAACCTGTATAACTTGCAGACCTTGAAGTTGTATAGGTGTAGAAATCTGAAAATGCTACCTGTTTGCATGAAAGACCTTGTCAATTTGCGCCATCTTGATATTAGAGTGACTCAGTCATTGCATGAGATGCCGAAAGGCATGAGCCAGTTGAAAAATTTGCAGTTTTTAAGCGACTATGTTGTTGGGAAGCGTGAAGAGAACAAGATCACAGAATTGGGAGTACTTGCAGATCTACAGCAATCAATTTCCATTGCCGGTTTGGAGAATGTGGTGAACAGCAGTGAAGCTTCGATGGCAAGAATGTTTGATAAGGATGGCATTTGCTCTTTGGAGTTGAGTTGGTCGCCAGATGAAGATGAGAATGAAGTTGATTCCCAAATAGAAAGAGATATACTGAACGAGTTACAACCTCATTGTAATTTGAAAAAACTAGAAATCGAGGGTTATAGGGGTACAACCTTTCCAGATTGGTTGGGACATTCTTCCTACCACAACATCACCAGAGTAAAACTGGATGGTTGCAGGAATTGTTGTATGCTTCCTTCACTTGGACAATTGCCCTCTTTGAAGCACCTTGaaattggattttttgaaaGTCTGGGGATTGTGGGTGCTGAGTTTTACTTTTACGAGAACGATGAATCTTGTGTGGAGACACCACCATTTCAAAAGCTTGAAACTCTTTTGTTTAAGTCAATGCCTTGCTGGAAGGAGTGGCGTTCATTGGTGTTCAATGCATTTCCTCGACTTAGGGAGCTTACCATATGGAAGTGTCCGTCGTTGAGAGGAGATTTGCCCATTCATCTATCATCTTtgcaatcacttaagattgagAAGTGCGATGAGCTGAGTTGTTGTGTTCCAAGGGCTCCTGCGATTACCactctttcaatttcaggaaaGCATCTAGTGGGGTCCGTGGTGGAGGCCATTACCAACACGCAACTCACTTGCCTCACTTCTCTACGCATCTCAGATTGTTCCTCCCACATATGGTTTCCAGTGAGTGCTATTCCCCCATCACTACAAGAGTTGTGGATACGGGATTGCAGAAAATTAGAATTCGAAATGGATGGCCAACACCACTCACTTCAGGAACTATACATACGTAGCAGCTGTGATTCACTTGCGTCCTTCTCCTTGTTGGATTCCTTTCCGAATCTCGTGCGTATTCATATCAATTACTGTGGAAACATGGAGTCTATTGTGGTGTCACGCTCTCTTTCATGTCTCCGTTATTTATGGATCAACCATTGTGGGAGTATGAAATCCGTGTCGACGATATGGATGGCAGCACCTCAGCTAGAGCATCTCGAATTAGTGGGTTGCCCAGAGATCGATTTGTCTGCTCCAGGGGTTCCACACCGTAGCCTCAGATATCTTGGAATCAGCTACTGCGAGAAACTAGTGAGCACTGCAGTTTTCATGAATTCACAATTTCAAGGGCTTATTCATCTTTCGATTGAAGGTGAATATAAGGAGAGTGTGAAGTGCCTCCCAAAGGAAGGTTGGTTGCCTGCCTCACTTGAGTCTCTGGAACTCAAACGCATTAAAAGTGTGGAGACGTTGGAATGCAAGGGACTTGCCCACCTCACCTCCCTCCAACATTTAACTATTAATGAATGTCCCAAGTTGGAGAATATGGAGGGTGAAAAGCTGCCTGCCTCTCTAACACAACTCAACATCTGGGGAAGCCCTTTGCTGGGCAAACGGTGTGAGATGAAGGATCCACAGCTTTGGCCCAAAATCTCCCACATCCCTGCCATTCAAGTTGATGGCAGATGGATTTGGTAA